In the Enterococcus rotai genome, AAACTTGAAAATACACCTTCTAATCCCCAAGCAATTGCAGCTATCAACGCACAGATGATTCCTAGCGTAAAGTTAGGAGCTCCCTCTGGTTTTACCATATTAATCGTAATTGCTCCAGCTACGACTATCACCATTCCTAGAACAATTCGGGCAGTTGGTTTCTGCTTTAAGAAAATCCAAGAAAACAAAGCCCCAAACAAACTACAAGTTGCTGAAATAGGAATGGCATAAGCGCCAGCCATTGCTAACCCGACAAGATAAGCCCCATTCGCAATCGGTCCACCTAATAGAAATCCTATGACTAATAATTTCCCAGGCTTTGTATGCAAGGTTCTCATCAATTCTTTTAATCTACCTTGTTTTGCGTTATAAAATAAAAGTAAAATTCCTGCAAAAAAATCATTTAACCCAGAACAAACAAAAGGTGCCGCCAAGAACCCCGCTGCACTAACTAATGGATCATAACCACTAGCTACAACAACTAATGTTGAATAAATGCCATACGTGATACCAGAAATAATCCCATTACTGATTCCTTTCACTCGGAAGCCTTTTTTTGCTTGATCCATCTTAACGTCTGCATTGGTACAAGAAATATTTTTTCCGCTTTCCATATTTACTTCTCCTCAATCGTTATTTTCAATTATCTATTTGGTAAAATATTTTCAACTTCACTATGTGGACGTGGAATAACGTGTACAGATAATAACTCGCCAACACGTTCAGCTGCCGCAGCACCTGCATCGGTTGCAGCTTTGACCGCACCAACATCTCCTCTGACCATAACAGTGACAATACCGCCACCGACAAATTCTTTTCCAATTAGTGAAACATTGGCAGCTTTGACCATTGCATCTGCTGCTTCGATCGATCCAATCATTCCTCTTGTTTCTACCATTCCTAATGCATCATGTTTCATGTTTTTCTTCCTCTCATTTTCAAATTAAAAAACGCTTTCTTTTTGACAAAACCATCGTATCAGATGACCTTAAGGGCGTAGTCAATCTATTTTTTCAATTCTTTTCTGTGTATAACACAGATCAATCTGTACTAACACAAGACATATTCTCATTTAGTTGCTCTAATTAAGAATAATATTGGAGATCGTTGCGATAACATTTATTTAAACAGAAGTGAGAATTATTCTTATTCTAATTCGTTGCTTTAATAACTGTATGTGCACTAGTACACCTCATGATCATTTTTTCACATGAAGTGTCCCAACCCGAACTTTAAATGCGTCTATATTTCCGATGATTTTCAATTTCTATTAAAATTCAATAACGTAAACAATAGACAGAAAGGCTATTATTATAGTCACATAACTCTATATTTAATAACAAAAATAAAAGGTTACCCCATAGGGCAACCTTTTGAAAATTTATTCACAATAAAAAGGAACGACAGTCTTTCGCACTTCAGACTACTGTTCCTTTTCACTCTCACACCCTAATTTTTTCTGCTGGAATCAACAACTCAACCACAAAATTATCGACATTCATTGTTGACCAGTAATCAATGACATAGCGTTGATAGACTTCATTTTTGCATTGATAATTATTTTCTTTTGCCCAGGCTTGCATCTTTTTGTATTGTTGTGCCAAGTTAGCCAAATTTCCAATATGATAACTGGATAAAAACATTTGCCCACCTATGTTCCGTCTTGGCATCTTAGGATTTGGTACACCAATCGGTTTTTGCATGATCATCATTTTTGAACATTGAAAATCACCTGCTTCACAATCCTCAAATCGAAGAATGACCGGTCCAGTAATCGCACAGTTTTGTTCTTCTAAATAGTTTACCCAAGGAATATTGATCACAGCATCCATATAGTTATGGCAAAACTCTTGCTCTAAAAATACATAGTTTTCCTGCTCAAAATATTTAACGTTCACACTCTGTAATTTGTTTTCACTGGCTAAAGTGCCTTCTCTAATCAAACCTAGCCAATCTGAAACAGCGGTATAGCTATTACGGATTCTTCGTTCTTCAAGCTTTAATTCCTCTAATTTCGTTAAGAATATATTTTCTTGAAAGAAATAGTCCCCTGAATGTTGAACCCCTTTCATTTCCTGTAGCTTAAAACCCATTTGTTTGTAATATTTGATTACAGGAATACTGTTCATTGTTTCTTCTGTGTAATACCGATAACTATTTTCCTCACTTACATGATCTGGTTTCAATAATCCTAATTGCTCATAAAAACGTAATGTTTTGCGGGAAACATTACATAATTTGGCAACTTCACCAATTGAGTACATTTGATTAGTCTTTTTACATATTTTTGTATTATTCATTAGACATCTCCATTACTCGCAGCCACTTATATTATTGATAATCTCTGCACAATTGTCAAGTGAATATCTGAGATATCTATATTTTAGTGCATTTTAAATAACAATCGGAATGTTATGATACGCTATCATTTTCTTTCATAACTATTGATGCAGGATTTTTTATTTTTTCTTGTAGAAAAGCACCTAAGAAAAAACGATTAACAAAGAAGCGGACATGTGTGATAAAACAAGTATAATTCACTGAATTGTATCGATTTCTTGGCGAAATGAGTATCAAAACATGTTTACGATTGTAGCGACTAACTTAGCCTTTTTCACCCCATCCTGATCTTCATTTTTGTCTGGCTGAGCAGTGATTCAATAAATGGAACTCCTAAATACTTTTTCGTTCGTAGTCTCTGTTATTTATTTATTCATAGCTTAAATCTATTTTTAAAAATTAGTTTTGTAAATTGATATAGTTATCTAAAATAAGTCATGGTATAATCATTTTGTAATAAAATTATATCTTGAAAAGAGGAATTGAAAAAATGAAAAATGTGGTTGGTAAATTTGTCAAAGTTCTTTGCATTATTGTAATTATTTTAGACATTATTGGTAGTGTCGCTTTATTTTACGCAATGAACAAATATGATGCTGTAGGAATTTTTATTAGTAATTGGCAAAATAATCTGTTTAATCTATCGAATTCAGATGCCAGAGCGATGAATTCGATGATCCTATTTCTAGTTGTACCAATTGTTATATTACTCCTTTTACCCAAAAAAGAAAAAGTTAGTACGGGAGTGTAATTAGGTGAAAAAAATATCGATTGCTTTATCTCTATTAGCTGCGTTAGTTTTACTTGGCGCTTGCGGTCAGTCTGAAAAGAGCAAAAATGAAGAACTAACTAAACAAGCGGAAACCGTTTTAAAAGGAAAAGTCGAAATTCCTGAAACATATTTTAAAACAAAAGAACAAGTGACTGCTGAATTTGATTCTGTCGGACTAAAACCAAAATTCGTCGTTGCCAATTTTGATGATGCTGCACAATACAATAAGCGATTCCTAAGAAAAGATGAGTGTGATCAAATCTCTAGTGACCAAGGTGCTGTTACTTATTATGATACGAAAGCAGTTGGTGATAAGCATGGCTTTTACGCAGATAAAGGAGCAACTATCATCGTCGGTTAATCGGATCACGACTACGATGGAACGCAAAATAAAGAAAGTACAACGGAGGAATCTACTTCCTCTTCCAGTAAGAAAAACAATGAAGTCGTTACCTCTCAAGAATCAGAGTCACTGGCTTTTGAAGCTAAAGATGTGTCAGACGAAACGATAAAATCAATAAAAACGTATGAAGATTATTTAAATATGTACTAAGCAATCATCAATAACTATTTCTCCGATTATGAAAGTATGATAAAGGATACGATTTTATATAATCAAACCTCGTTTGACGAACAAAGAAAGCAATTTGAAAAATATGGCAATAAACGCCTATTTGGTAAGGATTCTTTAGTTGACTTTTTAATTGACTATCGAGACAGTCTGAAGGAGATTACTGATAATTTAGCAAAGACTTTACAATAAACAATCGGAGAGAAAAAAATTTCTTGCTAGAAAATCATACTATCTAATTGGAAAACATTTATCAATTAAATACAGGGCTTTTTTTGAAACTAATGAATAACTTGATAGTTCTTCAAAAAGTAGTGAGATCAGAGAAAGTTAATTTTTTTACTATTCTGAAGCTAAGAAGAGGTTTACAAAATTTGTACTTTCCATTTTGAATTTCTGCATTTTCTTCTAAACTACTCCTTTTACTACCAGCATTATTAAGATTTTATGCGCATGAGACTAGGAATAACTTGAAGAGTTATATCCCAACCTCATGCGCATTCTTTATTTAACACCCAAAAAGAAACAGCAAAAACTTTTCGGCTCTTCTATAATTGGATAATGAGAGTCTGATTCCATATTTTTTAAACAAAAAATGATTGCTCGTTGTTTTTCGATTACCTTGCAGCACTTTTCATGAAATAGTTAAGCTCATTTCCGTTTAATGTTTAACAAAAGAGTGAATATTAGAAGCAACGGCTAAACTTTCAATATAATCATATACTGATTCTTCATTATACCCTTCCCTAATTAAGGCAGATGCTATTAGTGAATACTCATTCACCAAATTCGTTTGAAAAATGCTACTATCATCTGTATTAATGGATATAGGAAGATTAAATACTCTAGTTTCATTATTATCTTCTATATGTTTACGATTTAGATTCAGTGAAGGTAGCTTGATATACTGATCAACATAAGAAATTTTTTTATTTGATGTTGGGTTTGATTCAATAAAGACTCTCATCTTCAATACTTTTCTTTTAATTATTTGTTGCACGTTCTCCAGACAGTGAATAAAAACAGGAGTGACCACCATCCCTATAGACTGATCAAATTTATTTCTAAACGCTTCAGAAAATGAATAGTTCAAAAATAAATTCCTTGCCTTGTCATTCATAAAGGCTGATTCATGCCATTGATTTTTATAATTCAGCTTGTATTCAAATTGACGGCACACTTTCTTATAAGACATCTGCTCATTATATTCTATATGTGCATCTGGGCAATCTCCTCTTAAAAAATAAAAATTAAAATAGTCGGCAAATGATACCAGGTTACTTTGATCAAATAGTAAATGATTGTATTTTGTATATTCCTTTTTTAAAAATAATAAATTGCTGTCTTCTTTATACTGATTATCTTCTATTAGTACAGAGTACATCCAAACTAAATCATCTAGATAATCTCCAATAGAACACATCACCTTCTTTCGCTTGGTTTCATAGTAATCAGCCACATTGATTCCTAATGCTAACGCATGACCTAGACGATCATTAGAACGATAATCGCAAAAAGTTAGCACTTCATCTACTGCTCGTATGCCATTACTTAACGTTGAAAACTCTTCCCCCACATGATAAGTAGCGTATAAGCTTTCACTATTTTCAGCTAACTGTCTGATTTTTCTAAAATACAAAGAATATAATGTCGGTCTATTTTCTAATTCATAATTTGCAGTATCTATTCCTAATATTCTATGTTTAAAAGAGTCTACCTCTGACACTAAACTTAATTCATTAATTTTAACTAATGTTTCTAATAGTATATTGGTTTGATGTTCTATTCTCTCTCTCTTCGTCTCTTCTGTTTTTACTGTAGTTTCACCACTTATTCCAAGTGTTTTAATAAAATGAATAATTAAA is a window encoding:
- a CDS encoding DMT family transporter; translation: MESGKNISCTNADVKMDQAKKGFRVKGISNGIISGITYGIYSTLVVVASGYDPLVSAAGFLAAPFVCSGLNDFFAGILLLFYNAKQGRLKELMRTLHTKPGKLLVIGFLLGGPIANGAYLVGLAMAGAYAIPISATCSLFGALFSWIFLKQKPTARIVLGMVIVVAGAITINMVKPEGAPNFTLGIICALIAAIAWGLEGVFSSFGGAMIDTDVAVNLRQLISGLVVLIIVVPAVGAFNLLFGTLAAVTPVLWLVLSGLSAAVSFLTWYKANAMVGTAIGMSLNVTYAFWGVLFSVIFLGQTLTPTMVMGSIIIVIGAILVTMNPLDLLKKGDA
- a CDS encoding BMC domain-containing protein, translated to MKHDALGMVETRGMIGSIEAADAMVKAANVSLIGKEFVGGGIVTVMVRGDVGAVKAATDAGAAAAERVGELLSVHVIPRPHSEVENILPNR
- a CDS encoding MerR family transcriptional regulator; protein product: MNNTKICKKTNQMYSIGEVAKLCNVSRKTLRFYEQLGLLKPDHVSEENSYRYYTEETMNSIPVIKYYKQMGFKLQEMKGVQHSGDYFFQENIFLTKLEELKLEERRIRNSYTAVSDWLGLIREGTLASENKLQSVNVKYFEQENYVFLEQEFCHNYMDAVINIPWVNYLEEQNCAITGPVILRFEDCEAGDFQCSKMMIMQKPIGVPNPKMPRRNIGGQMFLSSYHIGNLANLAQQYKKMQAWAKENNYQCKNEVYQRYVIDYWSTMNVDNFVVELLIPAEKIRV